The window TTATTAGATTTTCGGTAATATGCCTGTACTTTGCAACGCAGTATTTCTGTGCAGCGATGACTTATTTGGtagcacagagaggaaaatataATCATCCAAAATTATACGCCTTAGCTGTGAGATCCAATGTAAAGCAGTGACTCCCATTTTAACAAAGTACAACTTAAAGGATCCTTAAATAGAGTTCATCTGAGGGAAATCCATCTTGCCAAACTGGGGCCATGTTCAAAGTCACTGTTTGGACAGCTTCAAATGATCAGCCTCGGTTCCAGCAGGGAGTCCCACCGTTCTGTCACctgtgggaggaagtgaaggtGATCCTTAAACTATGATTATGCTAAGATCAGTTCAGGAAACAATACTGCAAATAGCACCGAAATTATAACAACATTTACATTCTGTACAATCAGCCATTTTAATCCctcagaaaagaggaggaaaagaggggaTCACTGGGTGCACCCACTTGAAGGGTTAGGGAGCTAAAGCCTGGGCTCAAAGACTTTGGTTTGAACTGTGTCTGTTGACTGCTGGTGTCACTTAGCTGTTTCCCCCCTTTCTCTCAGTCTTTATACaaagctaggctaaccacatCCTGACTCCTGCTCCGTTCTGAACACACCGATGAGAGAATATGATATGGAACATTTCATCTCACTctttggaaagaaagcaaattatCATATTTTCCATAAGCTGAACTATTCCCTTAAAAAGTGCTGATTGTGACCCAATTAAGAAAATAGTAGTTATGTGCTAAAGCTTACCCGAGAGCTTCTGGACACTGCATACTCCACTCTCTCCGAGCCATCCGGGTTCTGATAGACCAGGTCAAACTTGCCAGGCTCTACAGGAGCTGAGAGAGTAGATCATATTTCTGCTCAGAAAGTGTCAAATTCTTTGACGTTCCAGGTGGAATTTCTGTAAAACGCCATGCAGAGCTCCCCGAACTGATAATAACCAACATGGTCAGCTTACAGTGTTAACACCACTGATTCCACTACTTTAGATTATCTACAAGGTGCTGAGAGTTCTGTCTATTAGAAGAAATTTTAGAGAAGGTTGCGGAAGGAAAACCAGTGGTTTACATCTTGACATATTGACTCTGATGTAGGCATTTTAACAAGTGACTCATTTGCGTGTGTCAGCGGTCAAGTGATCCTTACATAGAGATGCATTCTGTAGTTCCAGCTCAATCTGCTTGGTGGTGTGGTCAAAGCTCACAATCTTTCCCTCCTAAAATGCAGAACAGTATGCTGGGTGAGTCACGCGGTCCTTCCAAATAACATGAGCTCAACTGTCAGTTGACACCTTAGGTTACTGCAGCAGAAATGATTGCACTCACCTTATATTCTGACACCTCAGGTGTATAGTTCTCAGTAAGCTCCAGTAACtgtgaacatacacacaaattcCTACATTGGACAGGCTGAAAACCAGAGAAGGTTccacatttttgcttgaaaaaaagaCTGAAGTCAAATTTGTTACTTattcgtttttgttttttgctgtttttttttttgtttttttaattctacaCCATACACCACCATTTTTTGTTAACCTGTACAGGATGTATGAAATGTGGTTCTATGCAAAGCATGAAAATATGAGTGTAaagtgtgtctgtttctgtgctgtgtatCAAAGGTTACTGTTCAAGTGTTTCTCCAGCGGTGTATTTTTTGTTCCCTATGACCTTTTATAATGGAAAAAAGCTTCTCTAGGAGTTTTAATGAGAAATGGTGTAGCTAATGAGACCATTCTTACCTTGAAGGCAATCTTCTGCCCCACCTGTGGAGGGGCAGCTAGCAGGGGCATAGAGCTGTAGTCCTGTTTGGGAGTACTTTCTGCTTTATTCTGCGCACACAAGATACAAAGATACAAGGAGGCTTCATTAATACCTTCTCATACACAGTATTTCACAACAGACAGGTAGTGTGATGATTGTATTTAAATTTATGAAACATATTTAAGTGAACTGCCAATCAGAAGACAATGTGTCTGAGCCATGACTTAAATAAGCATCATTAGATTTCATTAATGTAACTGACTGGCGGCTAACTCGCCTCCTCAACCACAACTGCCCAACATGGCTTAGAGATCAATTATCGgaactttaaatgaaaataaaaatgacagcattccGCTGTCATTTCAAGGGCACACACCTGGAGGACCACTGACTTGTTGCTGAGTGAGTCGGTCTGGTAGGATGGCTCCTTGGCTCCGTTATAGTTGAACTCAAAGCTGCCATTCTGCCCTCTGATTCCCCCTCTGCCTTCACCCCATCTCGTCTCTCCACGGCCACCACGCCTGTTCTTTCCCCTGCCACGGCCTCTCCAAGCCTCACTACCTGCGCCGCCGGCCAGCTGGTGCACTGGCCTTCGGATAACGAGCTCGATCTCCTCTTCGCTGCTTGGGGTACaagatttcacatttttgtcacaGGTAGGCACCGCTACGCTTGCAGGTTGTTTCTGTGCACAGTTTGTGGGCTGCAGGACATGAGAAGCCTGCTGAGGTTTTGAATTATCGCTTTCTGTTGGGGTTGTGGACGTTAAAGGTTTGTTCTTTGACGAGGGGTTCGCACTGGTGGCCTCATCAGAAGAGGAGACAGTTTCTGAAGAGGAAGACGATGGAGGACGTGGTTTTGTCTGGGTGGGTATGGTGAGTTTATGTGCCTTGGGAGCAGCGGGGGTGGAGGAGTGTGTTTTGAGTGCTGGTTTttgagcagctgttttttttggtgcttcttcttcctcactactgctgctactggaATCTGAAGAGGAGACATTTTGTGCCACTGGAGGCTTCTTGTTGCTTTTAACTGGCTGGTGTACCTTTACTGGGGTGTTTTTGGCACAGGCAGTTGATTTGGGGGTGACAGTAGGAGCCTTCTCCTGtgccttcttctttttcttcttcttcttcttctctgtgcacTTTTCTTGTGAGTTCTTATTCCTCTCATCACCTGAAGCCTGCTTGGCCTCCTTCCCCTcgctcctttttctcctcttcttttccttcctctccacaCTCACTCCATTTTCCCCTGgcccttcctcctctctgggtctctgtctctttctgcagtTTTCACTTGCTTGAACAGGAAAGCTGCCGTTTCCAATCACTGGAGCCAA of the Scatophagus argus isolate fScaArg1 chromosome 16, fScaArg1.pri, whole genome shotgun sequence genome contains:
- the coil gene encoding coilin; protein product: MATHSNNFIRVRLHFDYPPPAVIDCRMCWLLVDLNTCRVVADLESIIREKFEFSRGSILNLYIEDCYLPHTESIYVVRENDSVKVKVSYLAPVIGNGSFPVQASENCRKRQRPREEEGPGENGVSVERKEKKRRKRSEGKEAKQASGDERNKNSQEKCTEKKKKKKKKKAQEKAPTVTPKSTACAKNTPVKVHQPVKSNKKPPVAQNVSSSDSSSSSSEEEEAPKKTAAQKPALKTHSSTPAAPKAHKLTIPTQTKPRPPSSSSSETVSSSDEATSANPSSKNKPLTSTTPTESDNSKPQQASHVLQPTNCAQKQPASVAVPTCDKNVKSCTPSSEEEIELVIRRPVHQLAGGAGSEAWRGRGRGKNRRGGRGETRWGEGRGGIRGQNGSFEFNYNGAKEPSYQTDSLSNKSVVLQNKAESTPKQDYSSMPLLAAPPQVGQKIAFKLLELTENYTPEVSEYKEGKIVSFDHTTKQIELELQNASLSPVEPGKFDLVYQNPDGSERVEYAVSRSSRVTERWDSLLEPRLII